Proteins encoded by one window of Pelmatolapia mariae isolate MD_Pm_ZW linkage group LG14, Pm_UMD_F_2, whole genome shotgun sequence:
- the ccdc9 gene encoding coiled-coil domain-containing protein 9 encodes MSSTVELKTKEEKDAELDKRIEALRKKNEALMKRYQEIEEDKKKAEQEGIAVTTPRKPRPHEPKMEKENFTVTVDLSKTTGEKRVVNEWRPGTPRGRKTSEESDSHRGQSDGRSPPRRTGSGRMGRGGQRGGGGGDRRDREPRTPRDGEPGESGAHGRRGGRRGGGRGGGGGEGGEGTPGGMDRKSKEWEEKRRQNIEKMNEEMERIAEYERGQRQDGDKPTRNFLDDPRRSGPAPDTDRKEGSRRHVRNWGGLDFDNVKTGSELEKEWTSRRPGPKGSMDMTMSMTGRERAEYLRWKKEREQIDEERLARHRNATGQWRREWDAQKTDNMFKEDPYAATEGIPSEGGRRARGHNSRTEPRGRASDDSKRPPKAPTFGDFLSQGRTQGPRGDRSRGRGRGQKQSYSMHDNRWEGEKEEEEKEKEEKEKEKEDKTKKEEKSKKKDKEEEKSKPPTVQKVEEKNGGGEDDDEWEDASDDGEYEEVSDSEQDSKGDEKKDIGKEKQAKSKESSPKTPKPRSRQTSAGSPKDQRTPRPKVHIPPPAATQESPEGGKPLSPFSPLDGHKPVSDWGEEMELLSPRSSMGGESPPKPSSVDSSPPQKEEEEEQQEEEIKSQAASSSEPAESQSEEHAAVDVSSPPEKAEIQEIQVMVSEPDSAPKDSPTALTSDPAPSEVKVDEDTPPAPSEADKPDSPPAPSVLEAEPSSPEPSVEKEDDAPPAESDAAPTAETQQSSEQPSSEQQSSEQPSSD; translated from the exons ATG TCTTCAACGGTGGAACTCAAGACAAAGGAGGAGAAGGATGCAGAGCTGGACAAGCGAATTGAAGCTCTGAGGAAGAAGAATGAAGCTCTGATGAAGAGGTACCAG gaaATAGAGGAAGATAAGAAGAAAGCAGAGCAAGAGGGCATTGCGGTGACTACACCTCGTAAGCCCCGCCCCCATGAGCCAAAGATGGAGAAAGAAAACTTCACTGTCACAGTCGACCTTTCTAAAACAACAGGG GAGAAGAGAGTTGTGAACGAATGGAGACCGGGAACTCCTCGCGGCCGGAAGACATCAGAGGAGAGCGACAGCCACAGAGGGCAGAGTGATGGCCGCAGCCCCCCCAGGAGGACCGGGTCTGGGCGAATGGGTCGGGGAggtcagagaggaggaggaggaggag ACAGGAGAGACCGGGAACCGAGAACACCCAGAGATGGAGAGCCTGGTGAGTCAGGAGCCCATGGACGcagaggaggaaggagaggaggaggaagaggaggaggaggaggagaagggggAGAAGGGACACCAGGAGGAATGGACAGGAAATCCAAG GAATGGGAGGAGAAGAGACGACAGAACATTgagaagatgaatgaagaaatGGAGAGGATAGCAGAgtatgaaagaggacagcgg CAGGATGGAGACAAACCGACCCGTAACTTCCTGGATGACCCGAGACGTTCAGGTCCAGCCCCGGACACGGACCGCAAGGAGGGCAGCCGGAGACATGTACGAAACTGGGGGGGACTGGACTTTGACAATGTGAAGACAGGGTCTGAGCTGGAAAAAGAGTGGACC AGCCGGAGACCTGGTCCCAAAGGCTCTATGGATATGACGATGTCTATGACTGGCCGGGAGAGAGCAGAGTACCTGCGCTGGAAGAAGGAGCGTGAGCAGATAGATGAGGAGAGATTAGCACGCCATCGTAACGCCACAGGCCAGTGGAGACGAGAGTGGGACGCACAGAAGACGGACAACAT GTTCAAAGAGGACCCATATGCGGCCACTGAGGGCATCCCATCGGAGGGCGGCAGGAGAG CGCGGGGGCATAACTCTCGTACAGAGCCTCGGGGCAGGGCCTCAG ATGACAGTAAGCGACCTCCGAAAGCGCCGACATTCGGCGACTTCCTGTCCCAGGGCAGGACCCAGGGGCCAAGGGGCGACCGGAGCAGAGGGAGGGGCCGAGGACAGAAGCAGAGCTACAG CATGCATGACAACCGCTGGGAGggagagaaggaagaggaggagaaggaaaaggaggagaaggaaaaggaaaaggaggacaagacgaagaaagaagagaagagtAAAAAGAAAGATAAGGAAGAAGAGAAATCTAAACCTCCCACAGTACAGAAG GTGGAGGAGAAGAATGGAGGAGGAGAGGATGATGATGAATGGGAGGATGCCAGTGACGATGGGGAATATGAGGAGGTGAGCGACTCGGAGCAAGACTCCAAAGGCGACGAGAAGAAGGACATCGGAAAGGAGAAGCAAGCAAAGAGCAAAGAGTCCTCCCCAAAAACTCCCAAACCTCGTTCTCGTCAAACATCAGCAGGAAGCCCCAAAGATCAGCGGACTCCCAGGCCAAAGGTCCACATCCCGCCCCCAGCGGCCACTCAGGAGTCCCCCGAGGGAGGCAAACCCCTCAGCCCCTTCTCCCCGCTGGACGGCCACAAGCCTGTGTCAGACTGGGGGGAGGAGATGGAGTTGCTGTCACCCAGGAGCAGCATGGGAGGCGAGAGCCCGCCGAAACCCTCCAGCGTTGATTCCAGCcccccacagaaggaggaggaggaggagcagcaggaggaagagaTCAAGAGCCAAGCTGCCAGCTCCAGTGAACCTGCCGAGTCACAGAGCGAGGAGCATGCAG CCGTTGATGTTTCGTCTCCtccagaaaaagctgaaatccAGGAGATCCAGGTGATGGTGTCAGAACCTGATTCGGCTCCTAAAGACTCACCTACTGCACTGACATCTGACCCCGCCCCCTCTGAGGTGAAGGTGGACGAGGATACGCCTCCAGCCCCGTCAGAag CAGACAAACCCGACTCCCCGCCCGCCCCCTCCGTCCTGGAAGCCGAACCGAGCTCGCCTGAACCTTCAGTAGAAAAAGAAGATGACGCGCCGCCTGCCGAGAGCGACGCTGCTCCGACAGCAGAAACACAGCAGTCCTCAGAGCAGCCGTCCTCAGAGCAGCAGTCCTCAGAGCAGCCGTCCTCAG ACTGA
- the LOC135933770 gene encoding putative transmembrane protein INAFM2: MKAASRQGNMTVEKLNGDMNRRPSYPGELRAKHANMSTKIWVKVAMAIAYFLCVSVAAFILVIYYVFFWTPGKADNITVTPNQNPNQNVCLAKP, translated from the coding sequence ATGAAGGCGGCCAGCAGACAGGGCAACATGACCGTGGAGAAGCTGAACGGGGACATGAACCGGAGGCCGAGCTACCCCGGAGAGCTGCGGGCCAAACACGCCAACATGTCAACTAAGATCTGGGTGAAAGTGGCGATGGCGATCGCCTATTTCCTCTGCGTGTCCGTGGCCGCGTTCATCCTGGTCATTTACTACGTGTTCTTCTGGACGCCGGGCAAAGCGGACAACATCACCGTGACACCGAACCAGAACCCGAACCAGAACGTGTGCCTGGCGAAGCCTTGA
- the LOC135933758 gene encoding uncharacterized protein LOC135933758 — MNADASLADELNTFMLAACMECTSEDNAFIITEHAVRNTFRRVNTRRAAGPDAIPGRVLRACADQLAPVFTEIFNLSLAQAVVPVCFKESIIVPVPKKQQPACHNDYRPVALISVVMKCFERLMRAHITSSLPASTDPLQFAYRTNRSRDDAISHLLHTSLSHLDTGRGNYVRMLFVDVQPTSDPTSIVKFADDTVVVGLISDNIETTYLEEIRNLKTWCQENNLLLNVSKTKELIVDFTTKQTRNYKLLIISGTPVERVDSFRYLGVHITQDLSWSCHINTLVKKARQRLFFLRRLRDFHLPLRVLKNFYSCAIESVLTGNICPWFGNSTKQDRRDLQRVVRSAERIIRSELPDRLSIYTKRCKTKARKIMMDLSHPNNGLVSLLRSGKRFRSLKAKAERMRRSFFPRAIRALNQRSEEHIPLCSWHIQCSGEV, encoded by the exons aTGAATGCCGATGCTTCACTGGCTGATGAGCTGAACACGTTTATGCTCGCTGCGTGCATGGAGTGCACCAGTGAAGACAACGCCTTCATCATCACAGAGCATGCCGTGAGGAACaccttcaggagggtgaacacCAGGAGGGCAGCAGGACCAGATGCAATACCTGGCCGGGTCCTGAGAGCCTGCGCTGACCAGCTAGCACCGGTGTTCACGGAgatcttcaacctctccctgGCCCAAGCAGTGGTTCCTGTGTGCTTCAAAGAGTCCATCATTGTCCCTGTCCCAAAGAAACAACAGCCCGCTTGCCACAATGATTACCGCCCAGTAGCACTGATTTCAGTTGTGATGAAGTGTTTTGAAAGACTGATGAGAGCTCACATTACTTCTTCACTTCCTGCCTCCActgacccacttcagtttgcttaCCGGACTAATCGTTCCAGAGACGACGCCATATCTCACCTACTCCACACATCCCTGAGTCACCTGGACACTGGCAGGGGGAATTATGTTAGGATGCTGTTCGTGGACGTTCAGC CCACATCAGACCCCACCTCCATTgtcaagtttgctgacgacactgTTGTTGTGGGCCTGATCTCCGACAACATCGAGACGACCTACCTGGAGGAGATTAGGAACCTGAAGACCTGGTGCCAGGAGAATAATCTCCTCCTAAACGTCAGCAAGACTAAGGAGCTGATCGTGGACTTCACTACAAAGCAGACGAGGAATTACAAGCTCCTCATCATCAGTGGCACgccagtggagagagtggacagtTTCCGATACCTGGGTGTCCACATCACTCAagacctgtcatggtcctgccACATTAACACCCTGGTTAAGAAAGCCCGCCAGCgtctcttcttcctcagaaGACTCAGAGACTTCCATCTGCCACTGAGGGTGCTCAAGAACTTTTACTCCTGCGCCATCGAGAGCGTCCTGACGGGAAACATCTGcccctggtttgggaacagcaccAAGCAGGACAGACGAGATCTGCAAAGAGTGGTGCGCTCAGCCGAACGCATCATTCGATCAGAGCTTCCTGACCGGCTGTCCATCTACACCAAGCGGTGCAAGACCAAAGCCAGGAAGATTATGATGGACCTCTCTCATCCCAACAATGGACTCGTCTCACTGTTGAGGTCTGGGAAGCGCTTCCGCTCCCTTAAGGCCAAAGcagagagaatgaggaggagcttcttcccccGGGCTATTCGGGCCCTGAACCAG